A single genomic interval of Zunongwangia sp. HGR-M22 harbors:
- a CDS encoding acyl-CoA thioesterase — translation MNKELSKQLQLQVRFSECDSLQIVWHGNYLKYFEEGREDFGRKHGISYSDSKANGFATPIVKSSCEHKLPLNYGDQFTVETTFVNTDAAKIIYNYRIFKAEELICTGETIQVFIDKKGELVLNNPSFFLDWKKKMKLI, via the coding sequence ATGAATAAAGAGTTATCCAAACAGTTACAATTACAGGTGCGTTTTAGCGAATGCGATTCTTTGCAAATTGTATGGCATGGTAATTATTTAAAATATTTTGAAGAAGGTAGAGAAGATTTTGGCCGAAAACACGGTATTTCTTATTCAGATTCAAAGGCAAATGGATTTGCCACGCCAATAGTAAAATCATCTTGTGAGCATAAATTACCACTAAATTATGGTGATCAATTTACAGTGGAAACCACTTTTGTAAATACCGATGCAGCAAAGATAATTTATAACTATCGCATTTTTAAAGCGGAAGAATTAATTTGTACCGGCGAGACTATTCAGGTTTTTATCGATAAAAAAGGAGAATTAGTGCTGAATAATCCTTCCTTTTTTCTAGATTGGAAAAAGAAAATGAAGTTGATTTAA
- a CDS encoding beta-ketoacyl synthase N-terminal-like domain-containing protein, whose amino-acid sequence MNNLYLHDDCIISPLGFTTLENLEKLRNGTTGLKQCATNIYLDSPICAGIIDADNLSKVFSKIGNPEDFTKLEQMMLLAIQEILNKNPDFDRNQNGLIISTTKGNVHLLEDLLGFEEERILLSKLDEIIKDFFGFKQKPIVVSNACISGGLALSVAKKMISVGQFSEAIVVGGDMLSKFIVSGFNSFQALSDTACKPFSKDRNGINLGEAAAAVLVSDSKKAHSNCINLVGDASANDANHISGPSRTGEGLHKSIQNSLKEANISSEVINAISTHGTATVYNDEMEAIAVSRNNLTEIPLNSIKGYYGHTLGASALIESIVCKHMMLNNEIYPSLNFTQLGVSEKINVVTQYQNSVPIEYMLKTASGFGGCNLAMIFKKEAGNGES is encoded by the coding sequence ATGAATAACCTTTACCTACATGATGATTGCATAATTTCTCCACTTGGCTTTACCACTTTAGAAAATTTAGAGAAGCTGAGAAATGGTACAACTGGTCTAAAGCAATGCGCCACTAATATATATTTAGATTCACCAATTTGTGCTGGGATTATTGATGCAGACAATTTATCTAAGGTGTTTTCTAAAATTGGCAATCCAGAAGATTTTACCAAGCTAGAGCAAATGATGCTACTCGCTATTCAGGAGATATTAAACAAAAATCCGGATTTTGACAGAAATCAAAACGGACTCATAATCTCGACCACCAAAGGAAATGTTCATCTTTTGGAAGATTTACTAGGTTTTGAAGAAGAGCGCATATTATTATCAAAATTGGATGAAATCATCAAAGATTTCTTCGGTTTTAAACAGAAACCAATTGTGGTTTCAAATGCTTGTATTTCTGGAGGGTTGGCATTATCTGTTGCAAAGAAAATGATTAGTGTTGGTCAATTTTCAGAAGCGATTGTGGTAGGTGGCGATATGTTATCTAAATTTATAGTTTCTGGTTTTAACTCTTTTCAGGCGCTAAGTGATACCGCGTGTAAACCTTTTTCTAAAGATCGTAATGGTATAAATCTAGGCGAAGCTGCTGCTGCAGTGTTGGTAAGTGATAGCAAAAAAGCACATTCAAATTGTATAAATTTGGTAGGAGATGCTTCAGCGAATGATGCTAACCATATCTCAGGACCATCAAGAACCGGTGAAGGTTTGCATAAAAGCATTCAAAATTCGCTAAAAGAAGCCAATATTTCTTCCGAAGTTATAAACGCGATTTCTACTCATGGTACCGCAACAGTTTATAATGACGAGATGGAGGCTATAGCGGTCTCAAGAAATAATTTAACCGAAATTCCCTTAAATAGTATCAAAGGATATTATGGGCATACTTTAGGAGCTTCAGCTTTAATAGAATCCATTGTTTGTAAACATATGATGCTGAATAACGAGATCTATCCAAGTTTGAATTTTACTCAGTTAGGCGTTTCAGAAAAAATAAATGTAGTAACCCAATATCAAAATTCAGTGCCTATCGAATATATGCTGAAAACAGCATCGGGTTTTGGTGGCTGCAATTTGGCGATGATTTTTAAAAAAGAAGCAGGAAATGGCGAATCTTAA
- a CDS encoding site-specific integrase produces the protein MPEFTTFSVLFFTRKISKNAEKLSIYARITVNGKSAEMSLQRKTSVNEWDSSKGRLRGSSERIKQMNRYLDQVYYQLLETHKRLLEKDNLISAKAVKTAYSGLDEDHKKLSDIVGYHNSQMQSVLKWGTLKNYFTTAKYLIEFLKQKRKVDDIYLKHINYRFITEFEHFLRTYSPSKKRKTCSTNGVMKHLERFKKMINLAIKLEWIQKNPFQNYKMKFEKNERQFLSERELKLVEDTYFKSGSLERVKDMFLFSCYTGLTYAELKELTNDHIVKGMDGKDWIYTKRAKTNEPVKAPLLSKAASILKKYKDHQYDLIDTCLFPVLSNQKMNSYVKEVMKAAGVRKHITFHSARHTFATTVTLSNGVPIETVSKLLGHTKLSTTQIYARVMENKISSDINNLEELMEKKKEDKAKRRKEK, from the coding sequence ATGCCAGAGTTTACCACCTTTTCCGTATTATTCTTTACAAGAAAGATCAGCAAAAATGCTGAGAAACTTTCTATTTATGCCCGTATTACCGTCAACGGTAAATCAGCCGAAATGAGTCTCCAACGTAAAACTTCAGTGAATGAATGGGACTCTTCCAAAGGACGGCTGCGAGGATCAAGTGAACGCATCAAACAAATGAACCGTTACTTAGATCAGGTTTATTACCAATTATTAGAGACGCACAAGCGTTTGTTGGAAAAAGACAACCTAATTAGCGCCAAAGCCGTTAAAACTGCTTACAGCGGACTTGATGAAGATCACAAAAAATTGAGTGATATTGTAGGCTACCATAATTCACAGATGCAATCGGTGTTAAAATGGGGTACGTTAAAAAACTACTTTACCACTGCTAAATACCTGATCGAATTTCTAAAGCAAAAAAGAAAAGTAGATGATATCTACTTAAAACATATCAATTACCGATTTATCACGGAATTTGAACATTTCCTGCGCACCTATTCCCCGAGCAAAAAAAGAAAGACCTGTTCCACCAATGGCGTTATGAAACACTTGGAACGGTTTAAAAAGATGATCAACCTTGCTATTAAACTGGAATGGATACAGAAAAATCCATTTCAGAATTATAAAATGAAGTTTGAAAAGAATGAACGTCAGTTCTTATCGGAACGGGAATTAAAATTAGTAGAAGACACTTATTTTAAAAGTGGTTCTTTGGAACGGGTGAAAGATATGTTCCTTTTTTCCTGTTATACCGGACTAACCTATGCTGAACTGAAAGAACTCACCAACGATCACATCGTAAAAGGGATGGACGGTAAAGATTGGATTTATACCAAACGGGCAAAAACCAATGAGCCTGTAAAAGCTCCCCTACTGAGCAAAGCAGCGAGCATTTTAAAAAAGTATAAAGATCATCAATATGACCTTATTGATACATGTTTATTTCCGGTCTTATCCAATCAAAAGATGAATAGCTACGTCAAAGAAGTGATGAAAGCCGCGGGGGTTAGAAAACATATTACCTTTCATTCCGCAAGACATACTTTTGCTACAACAGTTACTTTATCTAATGGAGTACCTATTGAAACCGTATCCAAGCTTTTAGGACATACCAAATTATCGACCACTCAGATTTATGCACGAGTAATGGAAAATAAGATCAGTAGCGATATAAATAACCTGGAAGAACTCATGGAAAAGAAAAAAGAAGACAAAGCAAAGCGACGAAAAGAAAAATAA
- a CDS encoding HAL/PAL/TAL family ammonia-lyase, with translation MLSIKAPLKLSDFQLILFENQQLEISEEVFEKATSSFSFLQDFAKDKVIYGVNTGFGPMAQYKIKDEDRLQLQYNLIRSHASGTGKAMDPLYVKASMVARLNSLSLGYSGVNKSVLESMQQLINHDVTPLIFEHGGVGASGDLVQLAHLALVLIGEGEVFYRGERKAAKSVFNKLSIKPIEVKLREGLALINGTSVMTGIGIVNLIYAKRLLEWSICCSSIINEIVCAYSDHYSSELNSSKLHESQHKVAAMMQEHLKDSKRIKNRQDHLYRETSTSEEVFSEKVQEYYSLRCIPQILGPVLDTINSAENILMDEVNSANDNPIVSVEKQMVYHGGNFHGDFISLEMDKLKLVITRLSMLSERQLNYLLNSKLNEILPPFVNLGKLGLNFGLQGAQFSAVSTTAENQTLSNSMYVHSIPNNNDNQDIVSMGTNAANITKTVIDNAYQVLAVQMMAIIQGMKHIDNLDSFSTKSKEIFEKFNDKFHLEKEDFPLYNSIEDITKSLKENDAY, from the coding sequence ATGCTTAGCATCAAAGCACCATTAAAATTAAGCGATTTTCAACTTATTTTATTTGAAAATCAACAACTTGAAATTTCGGAAGAAGTTTTCGAGAAAGCAACAAGTTCATTTTCTTTCCTACAGGATTTCGCAAAGGATAAAGTCATTTATGGTGTAAATACGGGTTTTGGACCAATGGCGCAATACAAAATAAAGGATGAGGATCGTTTGCAGTTGCAATACAATCTTATTAGAAGTCATGCTTCTGGAACAGGAAAAGCTATGGATCCTTTGTATGTAAAAGCTTCTATGGTCGCGCGTTTAAATTCGCTTTCCTTAGGATATTCTGGTGTAAACAAGTCGGTTTTGGAGAGCATGCAACAATTGATAAATCATGATGTAACGCCTCTCATTTTTGAACATGGCGGAGTAGGAGCATCTGGAGATTTAGTACAATTGGCACATTTGGCTTTAGTATTGATTGGTGAAGGAGAAGTATTTTATAGAGGAGAGCGAAAAGCTGCAAAATCGGTTTTTAACAAATTGAGTATAAAACCCATTGAAGTTAAATTACGTGAAGGTTTAGCCTTGATTAACGGAACTTCAGTAATGACAGGAATTGGGATTGTGAACTTAATTTATGCAAAACGTTTGTTAGAATGGTCGATTTGTTGCTCTTCTATAATTAATGAGATAGTTTGTGCGTATTCCGATCATTATTCTTCAGAATTAAATAGCTCTAAACTTCATGAGAGTCAGCATAAGGTGGCTGCAATGATGCAGGAGCATTTAAAAGATAGTAAGCGAATTAAAAATCGTCAAGATCACTTATATCGAGAAACGTCAACTTCAGAAGAAGTTTTTTCAGAAAAAGTTCAAGAATATTATAGTTTGCGTTGCATTCCGCAGATTTTAGGTCCGGTTTTAGATACTATAAATTCCGCAGAAAATATTTTAATGGACGAAGTGAATTCTGCTAATGATAATCCTATTGTGAGCGTAGAAAAACAGATGGTCTATCACGGTGGCAATTTCCATGGAGATTTTATTTCTTTGGAAATGGATAAACTAAAGCTGGTAATTACCCGTTTATCGATGTTAAGCGAGCGCCAATTAAATTATTTATTAAATAGCAAATTAAATGAAATTCTTCCGCCATTTGTGAATTTGGGAAAATTAGGACTTAATTTTGGTTTGCAGGGAGCACAATTTTCAGCAGTTTCAACCACGGCAGAAAATCAAACACTATCCAATAGTATGTATGTGCACAGTATTCCCAATAATAACGATAATCAGGATATTGTAAGTATGGGAACCAACGCAGCCAATATAACTAAAACGGTGATCGATAATGCCTATCAGGTGCTAGCCGTACAAATGATGGCGATTATTCAGGGAATGAAGCATATCGATAATTTGGATAGCTTTAGTACCAAGTCTAAGGAGATTTTCGAAAAATTTAATGATAAATTCCATCTGGAAAAAGAAGACTTTCCATTATATAACTCTATTGAAGATATAACGAAATCTTTGAAAGAAAACGATGCTTATTAA
- a CDS encoding LpxL/LpxP family acyltransferase, with protein sequence MAGWSGKSRGTLFTIRIYVFIIRKIGLYPAYFLLAFITFYFLLFAPKSFKSIYYYFRRRHGYNFFKSIFNIYKTYFEYGKVQLDRVLITGGAKDRYRFKFDGIKHIQNLQEQNRGGILLTAHIGNFNLAKHFFDQKHGQTKINLVISDFEHENIKNYMESVTGKSEVKLIVLQKDLSHIFKMNEALKNNELLVFAADRYMEEVKTWKADFLGAMAQFPQGPFKLAVRNNIPVLFVHIMREQSYEYHFYARPYIPQKNTPKELLKAYLENLEKMVKKYPHQWYNFYDYWKDFS encoded by the coding sequence ATGGCCGGCTGGAGTGGAAAATCGAGAGGTACACTTTTTACTATTCGAATTTATGTTTTTATAATTCGGAAGATTGGTTTATACCCGGCATATTTTTTACTTGCGTTTATTACTTTTTATTTTTTACTTTTTGCTCCTAAATCTTTTAAAAGTATCTATTATTACTTCCGAAGAAGACATGGTTATAATTTCTTTAAATCAATATTCAATATTTATAAAACCTATTTTGAGTACGGGAAAGTGCAGCTAGACCGTGTTTTAATCACCGGCGGAGCGAAAGACCGTTATAGATTTAAGTTCGACGGGATTAAGCATATTCAAAACCTTCAGGAACAAAATAGGGGCGGAATTCTATTAACTGCGCATATCGGTAATTTTAACCTAGCGAAACATTTTTTTGATCAAAAGCACGGCCAAACCAAAATTAATCTTGTAATTAGTGATTTTGAGCATGAAAATATCAAAAATTACATGGAATCGGTTACCGGAAAATCAGAAGTAAAACTGATTGTGCTACAAAAAGATTTATCTCATATCTTTAAAATGAATGAAGCGCTAAAAAATAATGAACTGCTAGTTTTTGCTGCCGATCGTTACATGGAAGAAGTGAAAACCTGGAAAGCCGATTTTCTGGGAGCCATGGCACAATTTCCGCAGGGACCTTTTAAACTGGCAGTTCGCAACAATATTCCTGTATTATTTGTACATATTATGCGAGAGCAGAGTTATGAGTATCATTTCTATGCGAGACCTTATATTCCGCAAAAAAATACACCAAAAGAACTTTTAAAAGCGTATCTTGAAAATCTAGAAAAAATGGTTAAAAAATATCCACACCAGTGGTATAATTTTTATGACTATTGGAAAGATTTCAGCTAA
- a CDS encoding NAD(P)/FAD-dependent oxidoreductase → MTKEFIDILIIGAGPSGMVSAGYLEQHGVQVKVVEKQLFPRFSIGESLIPRCMDNFEEAGLLEVLKNAGFQKKFGARFIKDEKIGEFDFSQKFGKGWDWTWQVPRADFDNILATEVLSRGVDIAFETEVIAADFSNENPIITIQDKNRYKTQIEAKFVIDSSGFGRVLAGLLDLEKPSKLESHSSVFTHIEEINRPEGKEGELITFEILETEVWFWYIPFSNGKTSLGFVAPTNWFKKFDNGPEIAFAEMLSKLNHYKGRFDNYNVEFAPKQIKHIAKSVTSLYGVKFALTGNSAEFLDPVFSSGVSFATESGLKAAKLALKELNGEKVDWQTEYEDYMKQGIDVFSSYVKAWYNGDLQDIIFHHNPNPDFKEKICAVLAGYVWNLENPFVKKHQRILATVANYLKLENI, encoded by the coding sequence ATGACTAAAGAATTCATCGATATCTTAATTATTGGAGCGGGCCCATCAGGAATGGTTTCTGCCGGGTATCTTGAGCAGCATGGTGTCCAGGTAAAAGTTGTAGAAAAGCAGTTATTTCCTCGTTTCAGCATTGGCGAAAGTCTTATTCCCAGATGCATGGATAATTTTGAAGAAGCCGGTTTGTTAGAGGTTCTGAAAAATGCTGGTTTTCAGAAAAAATTCGGGGCGCGTTTTATAAAAGACGAGAAAATTGGAGAATTTGATTTTAGCCAGAAATTCGGTAAAGGTTGGGATTGGACCTGGCAAGTACCAAGAGCCGATTTCGATAACATTTTAGCTACTGAAGTACTATCCAGAGGTGTTGATATCGCTTTTGAAACTGAAGTGATAGCAGCTGATTTTAGTAATGAAAATCCTATTATTACGATTCAGGATAAAAACAGATATAAAACACAAATTGAAGCGAAGTTTGTTATTGATAGTAGTGGCTTTGGGCGTGTCCTAGCAGGTTTGTTAGACTTGGAAAAACCATCAAAATTAGAATCTCATTCTTCGGTTTTCACCCACATTGAAGAGATCAATAGACCAGAAGGGAAAGAAGGTGAATTAATTACTTTTGAAATTTTAGAAACTGAAGTTTGGTTTTGGTACATTCCTTTTTCAAATGGAAAAACAAGTTTAGGCTTTGTGGCGCCCACCAATTGGTTTAAAAAATTTGATAATGGTCCTGAAATTGCGTTTGCTGAAATGCTTTCTAAATTAAATCATTACAAAGGCAGATTTGATAATTATAATGTAGAATTTGCTCCTAAGCAAATCAAACATATAGCAAAAAGTGTCACTAGCCTTTATGGTGTTAAATTTGCATTAACCGGTAATAGTGCAGAATTTTTGGATCCTGTTTTTTCATCTGGAGTAAGCTTCGCAACCGAATCTGGGTTAAAAGCGGCTAAGCTTGCTCTAAAAGAATTAAACGGCGAAAAAGTAGACTGGCAAACAGAGTACGAAGACTACATGAAACAAGGGATAGATGTATTTTCCAGTTATGTCAAAGCCTGGTACAATGGTGATTTACAGGACATCATATTTCATCATAATCCTAATCCAGATTTTAAAGAAAAAATATGCGCAGTTTTAGCAGGCTACGTATGGAATTTAGAAAATCCTTTTGTAAAAAAACATCAGAGAATATTAGCCACCGTCGCTAATTATCTAAAACTTGAAAATATTTGA
- a CDS encoding phosphopantetheine-binding protein has translation MTDLHTELKASIIEQLNLEDMEVSDIENDEPLFGDGLGLDSIDALELIVLLEKDYGIKLTDPQKSREIFESINKMADFIEANRTK, from the coding sequence ATGACTGATTTGCATACCGAGTTAAAAGCCAGTATAATAGAACAGCTGAACCTGGAAGATATGGAGGTTAGCGATATAGAAAATGACGAGCCTTTATTTGGTGATGGTCTCGGTTTAGATTCCATCGATGCGTTAGAATTAATCGTTTTATTAGAAAAAGACTACGGAATAAAGCTTACCGATCCTCAAAAAAGTAGGGAGATTTTTGAAAGTATCAATAAAATGGCCGATTTTATTGAAGCGAATCGTACAAAATAA
- a CDS encoding beta-ketoacyl synthase N-terminal-like domain-containing protein, with protein sequence MDRKIYINGAASISAQTEEEIFLENAKVFQENIFPAREVNYKEHIKPMMLRRMSKAIKMGLLTAKQALTEAGIDIPDSIIVGTGEGCKQDTEKFLENILNENEQFLTPTAFIQSTHNTVGGQIALDLKCSGYNMTYTQNSASFESALIDAKLQFTEDMETRCVLVGGVDELAKTSTPFYNLDGQLKGGKINSSEVLESQSGGTITSEGAAFFLLSEIRTQNSYAEIVDCAIYRIISEDKLTEEISWFLKKNDLDIEDLDVVILGNNGDSRYDHYYDQLQGGIFKNTLQLGYKHLVGDYNTVTAYACWLGAEILKRNIIPQQLKLNAISVKKPKSILIYNQYLGKNHSLTLLRSL encoded by the coding sequence ATGGATAGAAAGATTTACATAAACGGTGCTGCGAGTATATCTGCACAAACTGAAGAAGAAATTTTTTTAGAAAATGCTAAGGTTTTTCAAGAAAACATCTTTCCTGCCAGAGAAGTAAATTATAAAGAGCACATCAAACCAATGATGCTTCGGCGGATGTCCAAGGCCATTAAAATGGGATTGCTTACTGCAAAACAAGCACTAACAGAAGCTGGCATAGACATTCCAGACAGTATAATTGTAGGAACCGGTGAGGGCTGTAAACAGGATACAGAAAAATTTTTGGAGAATATCTTAAATGAAAATGAACAATTTTTAACGCCTACTGCTTTTATCCAAAGCACACATAATACTGTTGGCGGACAGATTGCTCTAGATTTAAAGTGTAGCGGTTATAACATGACATACACTCAAAATAGTGCTTCATTCGAATCGGCATTAATTGATGCTAAGCTTCAATTTACAGAAGATATGGAAACGCGCTGTGTTTTGGTTGGGGGAGTAGATGAACTTGCAAAAACCAGTACGCCATTTTATAATTTAGATGGACAGCTAAAAGGAGGAAAAATAAATTCTTCGGAAGTATTAGAATCTCAATCGGGTGGCACGATAACTTCAGAAGGTGCTGCTTTCTTTTTGCTTTCAGAAATACGAACACAGAATTCTTATGCTGAAATTGTTGATTGTGCGATTTATCGGATAATTTCAGAAGATAAACTTACCGAAGAAATTAGCTGGTTTTTAAAGAAAAATGATCTTGATATTGAAGATCTTGATGTTGTAATTCTTGGTAATAATGGCGACTCAAGATATGATCATTATTATGATCAACTTCAAGGAGGAATTTTTAAAAATACGCTTCAGTTAGGTTATAAGCATTTGGTAGGCGATTATAATACGGTGACAGCATACGCGTGCTGGCTGGGTGCAGAAATTTTGAAAAGAAATATAATTCCGCAGCAACTAAAATTGAATGCTATTTCAGTAAAAAAGCCAAAATCAATTTTAATTTATAATCAGTATCTTGGCAAAAATCATAGTTTAACTTTGCTTCGAAGTCTTTGA
- a CDS encoding 3-oxoacyl-ACP synthase: protein MANLKLEHWVRIKNGKIICDGEIVFSSEEGTGKFIKTAFKFLEIKYPKFHKMDRLSKIGFIASAILANKTKFDEDTALIFSNQSSSLESDKKYQKSIKEFPSPALFVYTLPNIVLGEISIYFNLKSENAFFIEDQFNANLLLKYSEQLIETEKAEKVVCGWLNLQNDEYDVFLWLNSNAPKAEILEPQIRKIYDADYD from the coding sequence ATGGCGAATCTTAAATTAGAACATTGGGTACGTATCAAAAACGGAAAGATAATTTGCGACGGTGAAATTGTTTTTTCCTCGGAAGAAGGAACTGGTAAATTTATCAAAACTGCTTTTAAATTCCTGGAAATCAAATATCCAAAATTCCATAAAATGGATCGACTTTCTAAAATTGGATTTATAGCTTCAGCAATATTAGCAAATAAAACCAAGTTTGATGAAGATACTGCCTTAATCTTTAGCAATCAAAGTTCTAGTTTAGAGAGTGATAAAAAATATCAAAAATCAATCAAAGAGTTTCCTTCGCCTGCACTTTTTGTGTATACGCTACCAAATATCGTTTTGGGAGAAATTAGCATCTATTTTAATCTGAAAAGTGAAAATGCGTTTTTTATTGAAGATCAGTTCAATGCAAATTTATTATTGAAATATTCTGAGCAATTAATTGAAACTGAAAAAGCAGAAAAAGTGGTTTGTGGTTGGTTAAACTTGCAAAACGATGAATATGATGTATTTTTGTGGCTAAATTCGAATGCTCCGAAAGCTGAAATTTTAGAACCACAAATAAGGAAAATATACGATGCCGATTATGACTGA
- the fabG gene encoding 3-oxoacyl-ACP reductase FabG, with the protein MKYALVTGGSRGIGKAIAMKLAVDLEYDILLNYHSNTEAAEETAKLITDLGANCELLKFDVANPEATKKAIENWQISNPDAVVEVVVNNAGITKDGLFMWMGEEDWSSVINTSLNGFYNVTQQFIKGMLQKRYGRIINIVSLSGVKGNPGQVNYSAAKGAVISATKALAQEIGKRKVTVNAVAPGFIESDMTSDFDEKTLKIMIPMQRFGHAEEVADLVSFLASKKASYITGEVININGGLYS; encoded by the coding sequence ATGAAATACGCTTTAGTTACAGGAGGTTCACGAGGAATAGGAAAAGCAATTGCTATGAAACTGGCAGTAGATCTTGAGTATGATATTTTACTGAATTATCATTCGAATACCGAGGCTGCGGAAGAAACCGCTAAACTTATTACAGATCTAGGCGCAAACTGTGAGCTTTTAAAATTTGATGTAGCCAATCCTGAAGCAACCAAAAAAGCCATTGAAAATTGGCAAATATCGAATCCAGATGCCGTGGTAGAGGTTGTGGTAAATAATGCCGGGATTACTAAAGATGGCTTATTTATGTGGATGGGAGAAGAAGATTGGAGTTCGGTGATTAATACTTCGCTTAATGGATTTTACAATGTAACTCAGCAATTCATAAAAGGCATGCTTCAAAAACGATATGGCAGAATTATCAATATCGTTTCTTTATCTGGTGTGAAAGGTAATCCTGGGCAGGTGAATTATTCTGCTGCAAAAGGAGCAGTAATTTCAGCAACAAAGGCGTTAGCACAAGAAATCGGAAAACGAAAAGTAACGGTAAATGCGGTAGCTCCCGGATTTATTGAATCTGATATGACGTCAGATTTTGATGAAAAAACGCTAAAAATAATGATTCCGATGCAGCGTTTCGGTCATGCTGAAGAGGTTGCCGATTTAGTTAGTTTTTTGGCTTCAAAAAAAGCGTCGTATATCACGGGAGAAGTTATAAACATTAATGGCGGTTTATATTCTTAA
- a CDS encoding beta-ketoacyl-[acyl-carrier-protein] synthase family protein, which produces MTRSVAVTGIGILSSIGRNVEENHSALVQGKHGLSNPEILDTIHRNLPIGEIKSSNNDLAEMLDLDKNHAFTRAALLGTLALKEAVKASGINDFTNIGFVNGTSVGGMDMTERFYRDYEKDGTNLRFIQAQHPGFTTEQIANYFGINAYVTTISTACSSAANAIMMGARLIRSGCLDKVIVGGTDCLSRFTLNGFNSLKIYSEDFPKPFDKDRQGLNLGEAAAYLVLESAASVQNKEILGYVSGYGNANDAFHQTASSENGEGAYLAMQKALKTANLNPHHIEYINAHGTATLNNDLSESRALIRTFKEMPAFSSTKSFTGHTLAAAGAIEAVFSLLALKNQEIYPNLNFESQIKDTKLEPVTQLKTANIEHVLSNSFGFGGNCTSLIFSKNG; this is translated from the coding sequence ATGACCAGGAGCGTAGCGGTAACAGGAATTGGGATCCTTTCTTCTATAGGAAGAAATGTAGAAGAAAACCATAGCGCGCTCGTTCAGGGAAAACACGGACTTTCAAATCCTGAGATTTTAGACACTATTCATCGAAATTTGCCAATTGGCGAGATCAAATCTTCAAATAATGATCTTGCTGAAATGCTGGATTTGGATAAAAATCATGCATTTACCAGAGCAGCTCTTTTGGGAACGCTAGCTTTAAAGGAAGCAGTGAAAGCTTCTGGAATAAATGATTTCACCAATATTGGATTTGTAAATGGTACAAGCGTTGGTGGGATGGATATGACCGAACGTTTTTATCGAGATTATGAAAAAGATGGTACCAATCTCCGTTTTATCCAGGCACAGCATCCAGGGTTTACCACCGAGCAAATTGCAAATTACTTTGGGATTAATGCTTACGTTACAACAATAAGTACCGCATGTTCGTCGGCAGCAAATGCCATTATGATGGGCGCGAGACTTATAAGATCTGGTTGTCTAGATAAAGTAATTGTGGGCGGCACCGATTGCCTTTCTCGCTTTACGTTAAATGGTTTTAATTCTTTAAAAATTTATTCTGAAGATTTCCCGAAACCTTTTGATAAAGATCGACAGGGGTTGAATTTGGGAGAAGCTGCTGCTTATTTAGTCTTAGAATCTGCAGCTTCAGTACAGAATAAAGAAATCTTGGGCTATGTTTCTGGTTATGGCAATGCTAATGACGCCTTTCATCAAACAGCATCTTCAGAGAACGGTGAAGGTGCCTATCTAGCCATGCAAAAGGCGTTGAAAACGGCCAATCTTAATCCGCATCACATAGAATATATTAATGCACATGGTACGGCGACGCTAAACAACGACCTTTCTGAAAGTAGAGCGTTGATAAGAACTTTTAAAGAAATGCCGGCTTTTAGTAGTACCAAATCTTTTACAGGCCATACGCTCGCTGCTGCCGGAGCAATCGAAGCGGTCTTTAGTTTGCTGGCCCTAAAAAACCAAGAAATTTATCCTAATCTTAATTTTGAATCACAGATAAAGGATACCAAACTAGAACCGGTTACTCAGCTTAAAACCGCAAATATCGAGCATGTTTTATCTAATTCTTTTGGTTTCGGAGGAAATTGTACTTCTTTAATCTTCAGTAAAAATGGATAG